The genomic region ttctattctaccccatttccctttccttccattctattctagccCATTTCatcttccttccattctattctaccccatttcactttccttccattctattctacaccatttccctttccttccattctattctagcccattttcctttccttccattctattctaccccatttccctttccttctattctattctaccccatttcccgttccttccattctattctaccccatttcctcttccttccattctattctaccccatttccctttccttccattctattctacccccatttccctttccttcatTCTTTTCTATCCCATTTCatcttccttccattctattctaccctaTTTCACCtcccttccattctattctaccccatttccttttccttccattctattctaccccatttccctttccttccattctattctgtgacgaccctcccactctgtctgctgtattctctctctgttatttccttattaggatgctggtgggcggagttgggagggtcgtcagctttatgggaaacacctgggcccggtgtctcccaggataaatacaccacttccccattcatggaggagactctctccatgcagacacctttgtagattgtgttgtggttgttggtggccttttgtttgtttgctttggcacctttcaacaccctgcattatcacattcatgcaaaacactcacttacactactgattactgattacacacacaccattgtatattttccttagttgctttagttaataaatatatattttgttactccttatctccacgttgtctccctttgttacgggcgttgagccggttcgtgacaagtgggggctcatccgggatctttgaactattggtttgggagaccgtggaggtacgtgtttggtttgcatattgagtttgataggcccagtattggttgtctttgtttggtttgtgtgctgcgttggagagagaatggttagtttccaggccctgcctagcctgaaattttgttctactttctgttgggaagtcagtctgaggtggtgagtaaatcggctgtgtacctcggtaggagatttgtgtagggtagtgcaacttgctacccggagctatagcctttttcccCTGATAGGTTTAGCGACGTGTTTCATTTTTTGGAATATGTTGGGCATGGttaatgtttgttatttttgtgtggtgtctgtggactgagcagttgtctcgggggcacatccgtggcttggtggaatttgccagcatgctggggagtttttccttgccagcgggctacagtgcgtaaattcccaccgcaaatctgcacgaagactagggttgagttattgtaggttttggggaagctccatatctcatctctcttctgtggtgctcagggtgattgtccattttttttttttttttttttttttttgtgattatGGCGTCTTATGTAGATAAGTTCATTTGCTCTCCATCAGAGGAATTGTTAGATTTAggtactaaagaacagctgttgaaggTCGCGGAACACTACAAGGTTGAGATTAGTGATAAACGTCTAAAGAATTCTATTAGGTTGATATTGAAAGCCAATCTGATGGAGAGTGGTATTCTTGAAGTTACCACTGGGCCAGCCTCTGCTGAGGATTTGCCATCTCCCCATAACGTTACAATGGCCATTCCATCGGTTAGCCCTAGTAGCCTTCTTTTTGAACAGCAGAAAGAACTGCTTTTGTTACAGctggagcatgatcgtgagaagagagagcatgatcggcagcatgatcgtgagaagctagagcatgatcgtgtaaAATATGAAAAGGAATTGGCATTTAAACAAGATATGGAGCGTGCTAAAATCAAGTTGCAACAAGAACGTATAGAGTTGGTTAGGGAAGGAAAGATCTCAGGGGAGAGTTTGTTTTGGGAAGGTGACCCAGATTTACCTAGGGGTAGTTCTGCTTTTGGTCGTGCCCCAGAGACATTTGATATTGTTGGGAACTTACGGTTATTGCCTCAGTTTAATGAAAAGGACCCCGAGACATTCTTTTCGTTGTTTGAGCGGGTTGCTGACGCTAGGAGTTGGCCTGATTCTGACCGCACTTTAATGTTGCAGTGTGTGCTGACTGGTAAAGCACAGGAAGCATATTCAGCTCTTAGTGCACTAGACAGTACCAGTTATGATAAagttaaaacagctgtgttacagattTATGAACTGGTCCCTGAGGCTTACCGCCAACGATTTAGAACTTTAAAAAGGGATGATAAGCAGACTCATGTTGAGTTTGCGCGACAGTTATCTTTACAGTTTAATCGCTGGTGTTCCGCATCTGCAGTTGTGACTTTCCAAGGGCTGTGTGATCTGATTATGTTAGAGCAATTTAAGGACACAATTCCTGATCGTATTGCCACGTATATTAACGAACAGAAAGTAAAGAATGTTGCTGAAGCTGCGGTTTTGGCGGACGAGTATGTGTTGACTCACAAAAGTGCCTTTGTAGAGCCCCGTATTCGGAAAGAGTGGGGGCGTTCGGATAGATTTGGGCTTCGCTCACCGAGACACTTTGGTTCACGGGCAGAGTTCTATTCAACTAGGGTTGAGCCTGACTCCCATGGTAAAGCTGACTTTGGGCAGGAGTGTCACTACTGTCAAGGTTCAGGTCATTGGAAAAACAAATGTCCACTTCTCAGGTCAAAGGGTGCTTATGCTAAATCTAAGCCTACCGCGTTAGCTGCACCTGTTCCACATCAGTTCACTCATGACTCATTTTCTCAAGCCCAGGAGAAtgtgaaagtccatattgatCCAGACTATTTACCTTTCATTACGGAAGGTTTTGTGTCTATGTTAGGAAGTAAAGACCTAGTGCCAGTGAAGATCCTGAGAGACACAGGTGCCTCTGAATCATTTGTGTTGGAGTCTGTGTTACCCTTTTCTGCTGAGACTGATTCGGGGAATAGTGTTCTAATTAGGGGAATAGGTTTGAACACTCTGTCAGTTCCATTGCATAAACTGATGTTGGATTGTGGGCTGGTGAAGGGTGaagttgttgtgggggtgcgtcCTTCGTTGCCTATTGAGGGTATCGACGTTATCCTTGGGAATAACTTGGCTGGTGAGCGTGTATGGCCAGTCGTGTTTCCATCTCTCGTGGTTTCCACTAAGCCGTCATTTGTTGGGATTCCTGATGAGAATGTACAGAGTTTCCCAGAGGTGTTCTCTGCGTGTGCAGTGACACGTTCTATGAGCCGTGGCGAACTGGTTACTGCGCCgactaatgataataatacaaaGTATGTCACTGTTTTCCCTGTTATACCGTTATCTGTAACCCGGTCAGATCTAATCAATGCGCAACGGGATGACCCCACATTGGAAGAGTTGCGTGATCAAATTGTGCCTGTAGAACAGTTGGGAGATGTCGCCCATGGCTATTTTCTCCAAGAGGATGTCCTGATGAGAAAGTGGTTGTCTCATGATAGTTGTTTTCTGGGGGAGGcaattagtcaggttgttgtaccagTTAAGCTTCGTGAGTTGGTGTTGGAAACTTCTCACAGCGATGTTGCTGGACATATGGGGGTGAGGAAAACCTACAATCGCATATTAAGACATTTCTTTTGGCCTAGATTAAAGAGGGATGTTTCTGATTTTATCAAAACTTGTCACACCTGTCAATTAACTGGTAAGCCTAATCAAGCTATTAAACCAGTACCATTGTTTCCTATTCCTGTACTCAGccaaccttttgagtatctgattATTGACTGTGTGGGCCCTCTGCCTCGTTCTAAAAAGGGTAGCagttacctgttcactgtgatgtgtcagaccactaggttTCCTGCTGCCTATCCTCTCCGATCTATCACGACTAAATCGGTGTTAAAAGCTTTGACTCAGTTTCTCTCATTGTTTGGAATCCCTAAGGTCATTCAGAGTGATCAAGGATCTAATTTTACCTCTAATCTGTTTAGTCAGGTTCTTCAACAGCTCCATATTAAACACAATTTGTCTAGCGCCTATCACGCGCAAAGTCAAGGAGCACTGGAACGTTTCCATCAAACACTTAAGTCTTTGTTGAGAGCTTATTGTACTGAGATGGAtaaggattgggaggaggggttGCCTTGGTTACTGTTAGCCGCTAGGGAAGTTTCACAGGAGAGCACAGGTTTCAGTCCAAATGACCTTGTGTTTGGACATAGGGTGCGTGGACTTTTATCTGTTCTCCAGGATGACTGGAAGTCTCCCGAGCCTCCTCAGTCCCTATTATCATATGTGTGTGATTTCCGGCGACGACTGTACGCCGCTGGTGAAATGGCTAAAGAGAAGTTATCATCTTcacaggagaggatgaagggCATATTTGATCGCCGAACTGAGCCTCGTCACTTTATTCCAGGTGACCAGGTTCTTGCTCTGCTGCCAATTGTTGGTTCTCCTTTTCAAGCCAAGTTTCAAGGTCCATATACAGTGGTGCGCCAGTACACTGAGCAAAATTATCTAGTTGCCACTCCAGAACGGAGGAAAGCACACCAGCTGTGCCATGTAAATCTGTTAAAACCTTATTATGCACGTTCCTCTGAGACTGAACAGTGGGATTCTACAGAGGACGGTAAACCTGTTCTTTTGGCTGATACCGTTGTTTCCCTTGTGTTCTTGTCCTGCTAGTTCTGTGCATGAGGAGGAAGATGTTCCTGGTCCTGACGATTGTATATTGCAGGGTAGATTGAAAAATTCAGAAACACTGGATATTTTAGACAGTCTTCTCACTCACCTACCTGTTGATGGGCGGAAAGAGATGGTTGGTCTTATTCAGAGATTTCCAGGTTTGTTTTCTGATACACCTACACGTACAAACTTAATAGAACATGATATTGACATTGGAGGTGCTGACCCCATTCGTCAGCGGTTCTATAGAGTTTCTTCAGAGAAACTACGTTGTCTGGATGCTGAGGTCAAGTACATGCTGGAGAGTAAGATAGCAGAGCCTTCTTTCTCCAGTTGGGCTTCTCCCTGTATCTTGGTCAGTAAACCGGATGGAACAAACCGTTTTTGTACGGACTACCGTAAGGTAAACGGTGTCACAAAGCCAGATTCATTTCCTCTTCCTCGGATGGAGGACTGTGTTGATCAAGTCGGTGCAGCTAAGTTTGTGAGCAAATTTGACCTGTTAAAAGGCTATTGGCAGGTGCCACTGACGAGTAGGGCACGTGAAATCTCTGCCTTTATTACACCCTTTGGTCTGTACTCGTATTCGGTTATGAGTTTCGGTCTGCGCAATGCACCTGCCACTTTTCAGCGACTTATGAACAGGGTTGTCGCCGGTCTGACCGGGTGCGCTGTTTATTTGGACGATGTAGTAATATATGCAGATACTTGGGAAGAACATCTGTCCCgtattcaagccttgttcgaacgTCTGGCTGCGGGTCGCCTCACAATCAATCTGGCTAAATGTGAGTTTGCTCAGGCGACCGTTACATACCTTGGAAAAGTGGTTGGGCAGGGTGAAGTGCGTCCTGTTCGGGCTAAAGTGGTGGCTATTGATGCTTTTCCACCACCAACTACTAAAAGGAACTGATGCGTTTCTTGGGCATGATTGGGTATTACCGTAGTTTTTGTAGGAACTTCTCTACTGTGGTCGCTCCCTTGACAGATATGCTGAAAGCTAAGGCTGTTTACGTTTGGTCTACTCGTTGTCAACACGCTTTTGAAGATGCAAAGAGGTTGCTGACCTCAACTCCGGTGCTGGCTGCTCCTCGCGTGGATTTGTCATTTACCTTGCAGGTGGATGCTAGTCATGTGGGGGCAGGTGCAGTTTTGCTGCAAGCAGATGTGTCTGGGATTGAGAGGCCTGTTAGTTTCTTTTCCAAAAAGTTTAACGATTATCAGTTGAACTATTCGGTTATTGAAAAGGAAGCGCTAGCACTCATTTGGGCGCTACAACACTTCGAAGTGTATGTCGGGTCGGGGGTTGTGCCCATTGTGGTCTACACCGACCATAACCCCCTCACTTTTTTGAGGTCCATGATGTGTCCAAACCAGAGGAtaatgcgatggtgtttatttttACAATCATTCCATCTCGATGTGAGGCACATCCGGGGGACTGAAAACGTGATTGCTGATGCGCTCTCTCGTGCGCCCTGTTCCTAAATGTTtacgtgactgaccattgtttcgggttgtcatgttctatctttcctgtctgttccctcctggtcgtgttcttctttcctcttaaatattgcttcctatgcacaaaggttgctgaggtctggggaggaggttggttggtgcaggtggaggtgtgaacacataacccctcgtcAATTTGTGGCGCAGAAGCTGTGTCAATTTGGAACTTAGGCTGGTATTTtgttccggggtccttgttggtccccggttttatggggg from Oncorhynchus kisutch isolate 150728-3 linkage group LG5, Okis_V2, whole genome shotgun sequence harbors:
- the LOC116374251 gene encoding uncharacterized protein LOC116374251, whose product is MASYVDKFICSPSEELLDLGTKEQLLKVAEHYKVEISDKRLKNSIRLILKANLMESGILEVTTGPASAEDLPSPHNVTMAIPSVSPSSLLFEQQKELLLLQLEHDREKREHDRQHDREKLEHDRVKYEKELAFKQDMERAKIKLQQERIELVREGKISGESLFWEGDPDLPRGSSAFGRAPETFDIVGNLRLLPQFNEKDPETFFSLFERVADARSWPDSDRTLMLQCVLTGKAQEAYSALSALDSTSYDKVKTAVLQIYELVPEAYRQRFRTLKRDDKQTHVEFARQLSLQFNRWCSASAVVTFQGLCDLIMLEQFKDTIPDRIATYINEQKVKNVAEAAVLADEYVLTHKSAFVEPRIRKEWGRSDRFGLRSPRHFGSRAEFYSTRVEPDSHGKADFGQECHYCQGSGHWKNKCPLLRSKGAYAKSKPTALAAPVPHQFTHDSFSQAQENVKVHIDPDYLPFITEGFVSMLGSKDLVPVKILRDTGASESFVLESVLPFSAETDSGNSVLIRGIGLNTLSVPLHKLMLDCGLVKGEVVVGVRPSLPIEGIDVILGNNLAGERVWPVVFPSLVVSTKPSFVGIPDENVQSFPEVFSACAVTRSMSRGELVTAPTNDNNTKYVTVFPVIPLSVTRSDLINAQRDDPTLEELRDQIVPVEQLGDVAHGYFLQEDVLMRKWLSHDSCFLGEAISQVVVPVKLRELVLETSHSDVAGHMGVRKTYNRILRHFFWPRLKRDVSDFIKTCHTCQLTGKPNQAIKPVPLFPIPVLSQPFEYLIIDCVGPLPRSKKGSSYLFTVMCQTTRFPAAYPLRSITTKSVLKALTQFLSLFGIPKVIQSDQGSNFTSNLFSQVLQQLHIKHNLSSAYHAQSQGALERFHQTLKSLLRAYCTEMDKDWEEGLPWLLLAAREVSQESTGFSPNDLVFGHRVRGLLSVLQDDWKSPEPPQSLLSYVCDFRRRLYAAGEMAKEKLSSSQERMKGIFDRRTEPRHFIPGDQVLALLPIVGSPFQAKFQGPYTVVRQYTEQNYLVATPERRKAHQLCHVNLLKPYYARSSETEQWDSTEDVFSLTYLLMGGKRWLVLFRDFQVCFLIHLHVQT